Sequence from the Aerococcus tenax genome:
TATTGTATTCAAAGCCATGGCTAGATCCGACAATCCGACTGTTTCCTGCTTGGTCATTGCGAACGAAGGCTGTGTAGCCACGATGTTGGTTACCGGCAATACGGTTAGACATCCCTTGTTTATCCATCTGACTGGTTTCGGGGTTGTAACGAATGTCAATCTTATAACCGAATGCCTTGGCAACGCCGCGATTCTTGAGGATTCCGCCTTGATTGAGGTAGGCTTGCCCTTTGTTGGCACCTTCGATAAAGAGGAAGCCAAAACCGTCTGCGGCAGTCGTATTGTTGTGGTGGTCTAGGCGGACTTCTAAATTCAACTCGAAGTCTTTATCGAAGCTTACAGCTTCTTTTTTCACCAGGGCACCCCGTTGGCTCTGAACATTGTGAATCATCCGTGATCCTAAGGCATTGCTATTGCCGAATTGAACCGCTTGAACATTCTCTGGGCCACGGTCGGCCTTGGCTGGGTTATATTCTGTTGGGTCATACTTTGTCACATTGGGGCCAATCCGGTCAAAGTGGTTTCTGCCCAGTCCCGTTTCAGTGACGGTTCGGCTATCAGCCACTTCCTTATGGTCAATGACCCGATCTTCTACGGTGCGGGTTTGGTCAGCTTCTCGGTTCCGTTCAACGTAAGTGGGTTGCTCGTCTCCACCCACAAGTACTTCATCGCTGGCTTCCAGGTCGCTATAGTAAGCCGCCCGATTTTCTATACTGGAGACTGGTTGGCTCGCTGACTCGCCCACCTTCTCAGTCAAGGAATGACTGCTGTCTAGTGAAAGTGCCCGGCTGCCATGATCTGCCTCTTTTGAAGAATGACCTTGGCCGTTTGCAAGACCGGCGACATTTGCACTTGTTACGCCTTCATTTGAAGCCGCCTGAACCACAGAGGCCTCTCCCATAAAGAGCAAACCAACCGCAACAGCGACTGAAGCGACACCCATATTTAAACGTCTAATGGCATAGCGATAAGAGCGATTGCAACTTTTTTCACTGATCATTTTAAAATTATTCTTCCCTAGCATATGTTTTGATTACCCTCTTTATATTCTTCTTAGTTTTTAAGTGTAAAAAGCAAATAATGTATAATAAAATATAAAAATTCGCTATTAGTTAAGCAAAAAAGAAATTGAAAAACTAGCAGATTTTTAAAATTAAATCAAATCTCCTGATTATTTTTTAAACTAATAAGTATTTATCACTTGAAAAAACCCAGGAAGCTTGATATAACGGCATTCCTCTTTTGCTTATGGTATATATTTTTCAAAAGGATAATAGTCCAAAAACATTTTATTGTATTTATTATTAACTTTATTTGGTAATAATTTAATTATTTTTCGTTTTGCTGAACAAAAGCTTTTTTTACTTGATTAATATAAACGATTACTTATAATCGGACAAAACTTTCACCAGCTTAGCTAACCAGTCCTCTCCAGAAAATCTCTTCCCTGAGCGCACAAAAAAAGAGACCAGGACAAAAGTTCCAGTCTCTTAATAAAATATAAACTACATCATCAAAATTTGTTCTTCGACGCGCTTGTCGCACTCTATCCTAAAGCTTCCACGTATTGGTAGGCTTCTTGGCCTGCGCTGCCGGCGTCACCGACTGCAGTGGAGACTTGGCGTAATTTCTTCTTACGGACATCCCCACAAGCAAAGATTCCCGGCACGGCGGTAGCCATGTTTTCATCAGTTAGGATCCAGCCTTCTTCATCGGTAATCCCCAAGTCACTGAAGGGCTCACTATTAGGCAAGAGCCCTACATAGATGAAGACCCCACCGGCTGGGACTTCCGTCACTTCATGGGACTTCACATTTTCCACCACAATGCTGGTGACTTGCTTGCCGTCGCCTTTAATTTCTTTGACCACGCTATCCCAGGTAAAAGAAATCTTGTCGTTAGCAAAGGCGCGGTCTTGGAGAATTTTTTGGGCCCGTAATTGGTCACGGCGGTGAATAATGTCAACCGTGTTGGCGAATTGGGTCAGGTAGCTGCCCTCTTCCACGGCAGAATCGCCCCCACCGACTACCTTGATGTCGCGGCCCTTATAGAAGGCCCCGTCACAAACGGCACAGTAGGAAACGCCGTGGCCATTATATTCTTCTTCCCCCGGCACATCCAAGGTCCGATGTACTGATCCGGTGGCGATCACGATGGCCTTGGCCTTAAAGTCGCCATTATCGGTTTCAATCAGGTGGTAAGGCTTGCCAGGAGTCACTTTCTTCACATTGCCGAAGACATACTCAGCCCCAAATTGCATGGCACTTTCGTACATCTTGTTGGCTAGGTCAGGGCCGGAAATGCTCTTGTAACCGGGGTAGTTTTCCACCGTGGCGGTATTAATTAGTTCTCCCCCTGGGACTCCCCGTTCCAAAACAGCAACCTGTAAATTAGCCCGTGACGCATACAGGGCCGCAGTTAGGCCGGCTGGACCGGCACCAATAACGATCACATCATAAGTTTTACTTGCTTCACTCACGTTGATTCCTCCACTTTTTTCACTTTAGTCACACTTTATCCCCAGCCTCCACCAAGACGGGCGCACTGGGACTTGGAAACCGAGAGATTATTTCAAATCCTTTTCTAAGTCAAGTAGGTAGGCGCGTAAGTCGTCTTTGATTTCTGGATGGCGGAGGCCATAGGAAATACAGGTTTTCATATATTCTAACTTATTACCGACATCATAGCGTTGGCCAGTGAATTCGAGGGCAAAGACCCGTTGTGTTTTGTTCAAACGGTCAATGGCATCGGTCAATTGGATTTCGTTTCCGGCCCCAGGTTCTTGGGTTTCCAAGAGGTCAAAGATTTCTGGAGTGAGAAGATAACGACCGATAATGGCCAAGTCACTCGGCGCTTCGCTAGGATCAGGTTTTTCCACGAATTGGCGAACATTATAGATACCGTCCTTATATTGGGCTTCGGGATCGATAATGCCGTACTTGCTGGTATCTTCGTGGGGAACCCGCATAACGGCAATATTTGAGGCATGGGTATCATGATAAGCGTCGATCAATTGTTTTGTCAAAGGAACTGCATCTTCCATCAAGTCATCGCCCAGCATCACCACAAAGGGTTCATCGCCGACAAAGGCCTTGGCTTGTAAGACCGCGTCCCCTAGTCCCTTAGGATAGGATTGGCGCTTGAAGAAGAGGTTAAGGCCAATGGTTTCTTGAACAATTTCCAGTAAGTCGTCCTTACCCTTGGCGTGGAGGTTTTCTTCCAGTTCAATATTGGAGTCAAAGTGGTCCTCGATGGGGCGTTTGTTTTTCCCGGTAATAATTAGAATATCTTCAATCCCACTGGCCAGGGCCTCTTCCACGATAAATTGGATGGTGGGTTTATCAACAATTGGTAACATTTCTTTGGCCATAGCCTTGGTGGCTGGTAAGAAACGGGTTCCTAAACCAGCGGCAGGGATAATGGCTTTTCTTACTTTTGTCATAGCTACTCCTTTATTTGTGAATCAGACTTCACGGTAATTATTGTGACAGTTTGGGTCACTAGTCTCTTCTCTTAATGTAAAAGTTGTTTCGCAATTTAGCAAGCCTTAAGGGGATTCTTATCACTTTTTTATCGATTGCTAGTTCCCAGTGAGCGCTAAAAAATGCGCCTAATCCTTCAAGCGGGCTTGCTTGGCCAAGGACTGTTCTAAGGCCAGGCGGTCTAAGCCGACTTCTTGCTTGCCTTGGCGTTTCATTAGGTCCTCGACTAATTTTCTGAGGTCCTGGTGGTCATAGAGGACCTGGTAGGTAGTTTGGGTGATTGGCATTTCGATCCCTACCGACTGGGCCAATTCATAGGCCGACTTGGTGGTATGGACGCCCTCAACGATCATTCCCATGTGGTCGAGGACTTCACTGACCGACTTGCCCTGGCCAATTTGATAACCGGCCTGCCAGTTCCTAGAAAAGGGTGAGGTACAGGTAACGATTAAGTCGCCAATCCCACTCAAACCGGCAAAGGTAAAGGGATCCGCTCCCAAGGCTACCCCTAGCCGGGTAATTTCCGCCAGGCCCCGGGTCATCAAGATGGCCTTGGCATTATCACCAAAGCCTAGACCAGCTAGAGCTCCGGAACAGAGGGCAATAATATTTTTCAAGGCACCACCGAGTTCTACTCCGACCACGTCGTCATTGGTGTAGACCCGAAAATAAGCATTCATAAAGAGGGCTTGGAGAGCTTCCGCCGCCTTCAAATCTTGGCAGGCAGCGGTAATTCCGGTGATATCATGGCGGGCCACTTCTTCCGCATGACTGGGGCCCGATAAGACCACCGGCCCTTGAATGGCCAAGTCCTTAAAACTGTCTGCTAAGATCACCGAGACTCGCTCATGGGTCTCTAATTCCAGACCCTTAGCCGCATGGAAAATCAACGGCCGGTCTGCCTGTGCATCCTCGGCTTGTAAAATAGCGGCCACTTGGTCGGCTACCCCGCGGATGGCATTGGTCGGCACCACAAAGCCGATCACTTGGGCGCCTTTCACGGCCGCTTCCAAATCAGAGGTTGCGACAATGTCTTTGGGCAAAGTGACCTCTTTTAAATAGGCGGCATTGGTATGTTCTTGGTTAATTTCATCCGCCTGATTTTGCCGGTGGGTCCAGAGGGTCACCTGGTGGCCATTTTCCGCTAAGACCATGGCCAAGGCGGTCCCCCAGGAACCAGCACCGAGTAAGCTGATTGCTTGTTTTACCATTATCTTCTCCTTTAATTCACTTTCATCCAAATTGACTTGCCCTTAGGCTGATTTTTTGGCTTGGGCCCGCCGCTTGGTCAAGTAGTTATAGTCGCTGTAATAAGGCAGGTCTCCTTGCTTGGTACGGCGGTAGATCAAGAGGGCAATCCCCACAACCACCAGGACTAAGGACAGGGCTTGGGAGACCCGGATCGGTCCCAGGTAGAGAGAATCAGTCCGTAAGCCTTCAATGAAGAAACGGCCGGTCCCGTACCAAATCAAGTATAAGAGTCCGGTCTCGCCGAGTTTTAAGGTCTTATGACGGTGGCGGAGGAAGAGTAAGACCCCTACCCCCAGTAAATTCCACAGGGATTCATAGAGGAAGGTGGGGTGGTAGTATTGGCCGTTAATATTCATTTGTTCAACGATAAAATTCGGTAAGTGCAAGGTCTCCCGTAGGAAAGCTTCACTAACCGGGCCACCATGGGCTTCTTGGTTAACAAAGTTACCCCAGCGGCCAATTCCTTGAGCTAGGAGTAAATAAGGCATAATCACGTCCGCCAAGAAGCTCACCTTCATCTTGTGGCGCTTGGCATAAATAATCGCCGTCAAAGCCCCCGCAATCACTCCTCCATAAATAGCAATACCACCCTGCCAGATGGCAATAATTTCGCCCAGGTTTTCCCGGTAGTAGTCCCATTCAAAGATCACATAATAGAGCCTGGCCCCGATAAAACCGATGGGAACTGCCCACATGATCATATCCATGACCTTGTCACTATCAAAACCCTTGCGTTCAATCTCTTTAAGGATCAATTCCACCGCTAAGAACATGCCCAGGGCAATAATAATTCCGTACCAACGAATCTCAATTCCTAAGAAGGAAAAGGCCACCGGATCAATAGCTAGCAGGTTAAGGCTGGGTAAAAGTTTTCCAAGTAAAGTCGTCATCATGACTCATCGCCCGCTTCCGCCTGGTCTTTTTCGGCGTGAGTTTTGGCATCCGCTTCCTGGTTGGCTTGGATTAAATGGGTCAGTCTTTCCTCGAATTCCTTACCGGCATTGTAGCCCATATTATTGGCCCGAAGATTCATAGCCGCCACTTCCACGATATTAGAAGAATTCCGCCCAGTGCGGACAGGCACAGTAATTTGAGGGACATCTACTCCGAGTAGGGAAACCATTTCCGGTTCCGATCCTAAACGTTCATAGTCTTCATCATCGTCCCACATGACTAAGCGGACAATCAAGTGGAGTTGTTGGGCCTGTTTAACCGCCCCGGCCCCAAAGAGGGTGAGGACATTAATAATGCCCAGGCCGCGGATTTCGATCATATTTTGTAAGATGGCCGGCGCCTCGCCCACGATGGAATAGTCATCGCGTTTATGGAGTTCCACCCGGTCATCAGCCACAAGCCGGTGGCCGTTTTTAATTAATTCCAGGGCGGTTTCGGACTTACCGATCCCGCTGTCCCCTATAATCATAATTCCCAAACCATAGACATCCACAAAGACGCCATGCTTGGACACCCGGGGCGCCAGACGCTCTTGGAGGTAGGTAGTAATATTGGAATAGAGCCGGGTTGTCACTGCACTTCCCTGTAAAATTGGGATTTTATTTTCTTCTGCCGCTTGAAAGACCTCGTATTCCGGCATCAAGTCGCGGGAGAAAATAAAGACTGGCGTATCTTCCCGGGACATCCGCCGCATAATCAAGAGCCGCTCATCACTAGTCATTTTCTTCAAATAGGAGTGCTCATTCCGGCCAAACAATTGGACCCGTTCCGAGGGATAGTAGTTAAAATACCCCGATAATTCCAAACCCGGACGGGAAATGTCGCTGGTTTGAATCAAACGGTCTAAATACTCCTCTCCCTGGAGCACCTTCAGCCCAAGCTGGTCCCTGAGCTCTTTAACGGTTACTGCTTCCATAATTGTTTCCTTTCTCTTTTTAAATCTCACTTCATTTTACCATAGGCCCAAGCCATTAGTAAGGCTTGAGAGTGTGACGAGTGCACCAAAGATCGATAACACTGGAGCTAAAGAGCAAAAATTCTTGAAAAGAATTTCTTGCACTTTAGTGAAGTGGAGTTCGATCTGCACCCGGAGCACGTTTTGAGAGTGTGACAGTCACAACAAAGGACGAAATCGCTGGAGAAAACTGGGATAAGCTCAGTGAAGCTGAGCGTTACCAGTTTTTGAAGCGGACGTTCGTCCTGTGACTGGAACACGTTTGAAGAGAGTGCGACAAGCGCAAAAAGAGGGGAGAAAGCTACGCATACTATATCTGTAACTCGCTTTGCTTCGAACAGCTATAGCAATTGGAAGAAGTGCGCAGTAAATCCTCAAAGAGGATTTGCAAGGGCTTCTGAAATGGAGCTCACCTCGCGCTTGGAGCAGGTTTTGAGAGTGTGACAGTCACAACTTATAAAAAAGACTGCAACAGGCGTCGCAGTCTTTTAACGATTAATAACATTTAAGTAAAAACCTTCTCCCGTAGCACTCTCTAATAGTCGCTTCGATAAGGATCAAATATCTTCTTCAACAACTCTTGAGCCAGGCCATAAATTAAGGCCAAAACCATACAGTAGAAGAAGGAAGAAATCCAGAAATAAGCTGTTCCCATCAGGGAGGAAGCCAGCCAGAAGATAAACCCATTCAAGACCAGGTTAAATAAACCCAGAGTCAGAAAGTTGATCGGCAAGGCTAAAATTCTCAAAATCGGGTAAACCAACTTGTAAAGGATAGCGATGACTAAAACCACAATCACCGCCGAGGCAAAGTCTTGAATATAAACCTCTGGCCAGAAAATCCGGCCCAGTCCTTGGAGGAGGATGGCTTGGATCAAGAGACGAATAATATTTCTAATCATGGTCGACCTTAACCTTCTCCACTTCCTTAATTTGACGTTTGTTTAAGTCCCGATAGACCGGTTCCACATCGTCTTCACGCTGTGTGTAGGCCTCTTGGCGCGGATTGGTCCGCTGTCTAGTGCCTTGTCCCCCACCAAAGAAAGTCCGCTTAAAGTTAATCACACTTTCATTAGGAATTAAAACCATCAGGGCCAGGTAGATAAAAATAGCCAGGTAGCGTAGCGGGGTAAAAAGAGCCACCGCAAAGGCAATCCGGAGCCAAACTGCGGAAATGCCAAAGTAGTCAGCAAAACCACCACAAACCCCAGCAAACACACGGTTGGTTAATGAGCGTTTCAGTGCTTTCATAAAATCTCTCCTTATCTTGATTAAAACAAGTACTATCGATCCCGCTGTTCAAACGATTGAGAAATCGCTGCTAAGATATAAACAAAATTAGGTATTAGATAGCGGGATATAAGAATATTTTACCATAAGCACGCTCAAGACACGACTCTCCCTGCCTGACAAACAGCGAATTTAAAGGATTCTAAAGAATTCAGAGTGCGACGGGTCGTCAAAGATCGATAGAGCTACGCATACTATATCTGTACGTTGCTTCGCTTCCTACAGCTATAGCAACTAGAGCTAAAGAGCAAAAATTCTTGAAAAGAATTTCTTGCACTTTAGTGAAGTGGAGATCGATCTGCACCCGGAGCACGTTTGGATAGAGTGCGACAAGCGCAAAAAGAGGGGAGACCATTGGAAGAGGTTTGTAGAAAATCCTCTTTGAGGATTTGCAAAAGCCTCTGAAATGGAGCTCACCTCGCGATTGGAGCACGCTTGGAAAGGATGTGAGGAAGGACCAGGGAGGGAGATTCCCTACCCCTCCACTCCCGGCAAACCTTGCCAGTGACATTGGCTGCCGCTAGGGGTCATTTCGACCGCTAGCTGGATGGGTAATTCCTGTTTCAATTCTTCCCGGTGGGAGATGACAGCAATCAAGCGGCCCGAGCGTTGGTGGAGGTCCACCAGGGTATCGAGGGCCTGTTGGAGGGTTTCCGAGTCCAGGGTTCCGAAACCTTCGTCAATAAAGAGCATACCCACGTCAACCGTCCCAGCTTCTTCCTGGATCACATCACTAAGTCCCAAAGCTAAAGCCAGGGAGGCTTGGAAACTTTCGCCTCCTGACAGGGAATGGACGCTGCGCTCGCTAGCCGTATAGGAATCGAAAACATTGAGGTTAAGCCCCTTAGCCTGGTTGCCACCAATCTCGTCCTCCGCTCGTTTAAAGTAATACTTGCCATTGGTCATTTGATAGAAACGCTGGTTAGCCCGCTCGACGATCCAATCCAAGTAAATTCCTAAAATATAGCGTTGGAAGGAAATCCGCTGACTCTTGTTGAGCTTCCCATTAGCGACATCCGACAACTTCTTCAAGTCACCAAAGCTCTGGTAGCGGTCTTGGTAATCCTGCCATAAGTCAGTCAGGAGAGCGACTTGGTCCTTGAGCCGGATTAAATCTTCCCGGTCCTGACTTAATTGGCTAGCGGCTTGGGCATAGCTTTGGTCGAGCTCGCTTTTTTTCTTTTGGTAAGTGGCTTGGTCTTGATCAATAGCCAAGTCTTTTTCTTTTGCCTTTAAGGCCTCCAGCGACTTTTTATAGGCATATACCTGGTTAGAATAAGCAGATAGAGTTTGGCTGATGGCCTGCCAGTCCCGATCACTTTGGTGGAGGGCCTTGACCTGGTCGTCACTGAGATCCGATTCTCTTCGGGCTTGGGCTAAACGCTCAGCAATGGCCTGAGACTGTGCTTGATTTTTCTTAACCGCCGCTTCTTGGTAGTCCCGCTTGGTGGTTAAAACGGCAGCTTTTTCTTTCAAAGCTTGCTCTTTTTTGGCTAATTTTTGTGCTAAAGCTTCCAAGTCTTTGGCTTCCGTCTTAAGGGCTTGGGCTTTTTCTTCTAAGGTAGCTTGAGAGTCTCCAATCAAGAGAGTCTGGGCTTGTTTGAGTCGGTCTTTCACTTGATCCAAAAAAGCTTTCTGGCGGCTGACCTGGCCTTCACTTTTAGAAAGTTCCTGCTTAAGGGTTTGCAGCTGAATTTCTTGGCCTTTGACCCTTTCCTTTTCTTCCGCCAGGGCTTTTTGATTAGCCTGGTCTTTGTCATATTTCTCTTGGTAAGCCGCACTGGCTTGCTTATAGGCGCTTTTAGCTTGGTCCAGCCGGTCTTGCCAGTCAGTGATAGTGGCCTTAGGGTCAAAATCATATTGCCTGCACAAGTCGGCCCGACTCTGCTTGTGGTAGTTGAGGGCCTGGCTAGCTTCTTGGTAGGCTTGGCTAGTCTTTTGAGCCTGGGATTCTAATTGGTCCACTTGGCCATGGTCCAGGTCTTCAGTGGAAGTATCAGCGCTGACTTGGGCCGGATCAGGATGGTCCAAGCTCCCACAAACTGGGCAAGGACTTTCAGGGATTAAATTCTGAGCCATGATCCCGGCCAGATTGCGCTGGTAGGCCTGCTTAGCATTTAAATAGGTCTGGTTGGCTTTTTGCCAGGTATCTTCCGCCTGGTTGAAGTCCGCTTCTCCCTTTTTAATGGCTTGGTCGAAGGATTGGACCTGGTCGAGCCCGGCTTTTAAGTCAGTCAATTGGCGGCCGGACTCTTTGACCGCTTCCTTTTCCTGGTTCAGGCTGTCGGGATCAAGAATGGCCTGGCTTAATTGGTCCAATTGGGCCTGTCCTTGGCTGATGGCTTCTTCTAGACTAGCGACTTGGCCTTGCCCTTTTTGATAGCTGGCCTCTAGGTTTTCTAATTCAGTCTGACCGTCCTGGACTTCCTTTTGGGTGCTTGTATAAGTGGTCCAGTCCTTGAGGCCAGCTTGAACTTGGTTGATGGCTTCTTTAATTTGCGGCAAGCGGTCCAAGTTTTCTTTTTGATCCTCCCGCTCCTTATCATAGTCAGCTTTGGCAGCTTGATAATCTTTTTCCTCCTGGTCCAGTCGGGCCTGACTTTGGGCCAGGTCCTTGGCCTCTGCTTGAGCCTGGGCTTGGTCTTTTAAGGCCTGGTAAAAGGATAAAGACCCCTGGTAGTTTTGATAGGCCGTTTTTAAATCAGCCATCTGGCTTTGCTTGGCTTCTAGGCGGTCTTTTTCTTGTGCCAGGTCGGCTTGAGCGTCAAAGTAGTCTAGGACTTGGCTGAGCTGAGTTCGCTTGGTTTCCAGTTTTTCCAACGCTTGGCTAGCTTGTTTGAAGTCTGCTTCTTTGGTCGCTAAGAACTCAGCCAAAAGCTGGCCTAGCTTGGCCTCCCCCTGGTCTTTTAAACGATCTTCTAACAGCCCTTGGTCTTCTGGACTAAGCAAAGTCTTTAAGCGTGCTTGGGCCGCATCATGGTTTTTCTTAAGGCGGTCTAAGTCGCTCTTGACCTGGCTATATTGGTCTTGCAAGTAGTCTTGGAAGCGGTTAATGGCCTCGGTATGGAAGATGTGGGTAAAAATTTCCTCCTTTTCCCGACTTGAGGCTTCCAGCAGACGCTTGAACTCGCCCTGGGGCAGCATGACAATTTGGGTAAATTGGGACTTATCTAAACCAATGGCAGCTTTGAGATAAGTTTCTAGCTCATTTTTCTTTCCCGACACCAACTTGCCGTCAACATTGACTTCCAGAACTTCAGAAGGATAGGCCTTGGACCGCCCTTCCACCGCTCCCGGCCCTGTCTGTTTGGGTTGGCGATAGACCTGGTAGTGGTGGCCATCACTGTCAAAGGTAAAACGCACATAGGCCAGGTCCAAGTCGGTGGCAAAACGGGACTTGAGCTCGCTGGCTTCCCGACTCGATCCCGAAGCGCCCCCGTAGAGGGCATAGGTAATGGCGTCAAAGAGAGTGGTCTTACCCGCCCCAGTATCTCCTGAAACCATAAACAAGCCATAGGGTCTAACTCGGTCAAAGTCAATCACGGTCAGGTCCCGGTAAGAACCAAAGGCATTCATTTCTAAACGTAAGGGAATCATGGTCCACTTCCTTTCTCAGTCAGCTAGTCGTCTTCCTGGTCTTTTTGCGCCACTAACCAGGCCGTCTCCACTGCTTGACTTTGTGTTTCGGTCAGAGGCTGGCCCAGGGTTTCTTGGTAGAAGTCAGCGAAAAGTTCTAAGGGGTCAGCCACTTGGCGGCTGAGCTTGTCTTTACTGATTTTTCCCTCAATCTGGGCGCTGACCTGGCCGATATTCACGTATTCCAGGTTCATAATATTGGGATAACTATCCCGCAGCCGGTTCATCCCGTCATGGACCGGGGTCTGGTCAGTCAGTTCAAAATAAATATAGTCCTCCGACTGCCCCGTTAAAGCCTGGTCAAAGCTGGTTTTAATCACTCGGACATCGTGTTGGGGCTGGATCATATGCTTGGTGACTTGGATTGACTCCTTGGTTAAATCCACCTCCAAATATTGCTTATGGTGGTGGGCTTCGGACTTGGAATATTTGAGCGGACTGCCACTGTAGCGGACATGTTCGCCTTTGACCCGTTGTGCCCCGTGCAAGTGACCCAAAGCCACATAGTCAAAATCTTGAAAGACTCGGCTGGGCACATATTCGGTGGTACCAATCGATAAGGGGCGCTCCGACTCCGATTCTTCTAAGTCAGCCCCGGCTTCCTCCAAGCTAGACGAAGTCACGTAGCCATGGTAGACAATCAAATTCAGGCGTTCAGGATCAAAGGATTCCTGGTCCTTAATGGCTTGGACCTGTTTGGCTGCGGCCTTTTCCAAGCTGTCAATGGTCGGGTCTTGGTAGAGCTCGCGGATGACCTGGTAATCGGCATAGGGAAGGAGGTAGACCCGGGCCCCTGGTAAATCGACGTGTTGAGGAACTTTTTGCGGCAAACCCGCCAGGTGGATATTTTGCCGTTCATAGGCCCGGGACCCGTAGGCAATCCGCTCGCCAGCATCGTGGTTACCAGCAATAATCGCCACGGGGCAGGCCAATTCCACCATCAATCGGTCAATCAGTTCATTGGCCAAGCGGACACTATCCCTGCTGGGTAACGACCGGTCATAAAAGTCGCCCGCAATAATCACCAAATCAGGCTCAAGCGCCTTGAATTCATCAATCAGCTGGTGGAGGACCACTTCCTGGTCAGCCAACATGGACCGGTCATTAACAATCTTCCCAATATGCCAGTCGGA
This genomic interval carries:
- the hprK gene encoding HPr(Ser) kinase/phosphatase; the protein is MEAVTVKELRDQLGLKVLQGEEYLDRLIQTSDISRPGLELSGYFNYYPSERVQLFGRNEHSYLKKMTSDERLLIMRRMSREDTPVFIFSRDLMPEYEVFQAAEENKIPILQGSAVTTRLYSNITTYLQERLAPRVSKHGVFVDVYGLGIMIIGDSGIGKSETALELIKNGHRLVADDRVELHKRDDYSIVGEAPAILQNMIEIRGLGIINVLTLFGAGAVKQAQQLHLIVRLVMWDDDEDYERLGSEPEMVSLLGVDVPQITVPVRTGRNSSNIVEVAAMNLRANNMGYNAGKEFEERLTHLIQANQEADAKTHAEKDQAEAGDES
- a CDS encoding NAD(P)H-dependent glycerol-3-phosphate dehydrogenase, with product MVKQAISLLGAGSWGTALAMVLAENGHQVTLWTHRQNQADEINQEHTNAAYLKEVTLPKDIVATSDLEAAVKGAQVIGFVVPTNAIRGVADQVAAILQAEDAQADRPLIFHAAKGLELETHERVSVILADSFKDLAIQGPVVLSGPSHAEEVARHDITGITAACQDLKAAEALQALFMNAYFRVYTNDDVVGVELGGALKNIIALCSGALAGLGFGDNAKAILMTRGLAEITRLGVALGADPFTFAGLSGIGDLIVTCTSPFSRNWQAGYQIGQGKSVSEVLDHMGMIVEGVHTTKSAYELAQSVGIEMPITQTTYQVLYDHQDLRKLVEDLMKRQGKQEVGLDRLALEQSLAKQARLKD
- a CDS encoding PspC domain-containing protein → MKALKRSLTNRVFAGVCGGFADYFGISAVWLRIAFAVALFTPLRYLAIFIYLALMVLIPNESVINFKRTFFGGGQGTRQRTNPRQEAYTQREDDVEPVYRDLNKRQIKEVEKVKVDHD
- a CDS encoding phage holin family protein — protein: MIRNIIRLLIQAILLQGLGRIFWPEVYIQDFASAVIVVLVIAILYKLVYPILRILALPINFLTLGLFNLVLNGFIFWLASSLMGTAYFWISSFFYCMVLALIYGLAQELLKKIFDPYRSDY
- the lgt gene encoding prolipoprotein diacylglyceryl transferase, producing the protein MMTTLLGKLLPSLNLLAIDPVAFSFLGIEIRWYGIIIALGMFLAVELILKEIERKGFDSDKVMDMIMWAVPIGFIGARLYYVIFEWDYYRENLGEIIAIWQGGIAIYGGVIAGALTAIIYAKRHKMKVSFLADVIMPYLLLAQGIGRWGNFVNQEAHGGPVSEAFLRETLHLPNFIVEQMNINGQYYHPTFLYESLWNLLGVGVLLFLRHRHKTLKLGETGLLYLIWYGTGRFFIEGLRTDSLYLGPIRVSQALSLVLVVVGIALLIYRRTKQGDLPYYSDYNYLTKRRAQAKKSA
- a CDS encoding AAA family ATPase translates to MIPLRLEMNAFGSYRDLTVIDFDRVRPYGLFMVSGDTGAGKTTLFDAITYALYGGASGSSREASELKSRFATDLDLAYVRFTFDSDGHHYQVYRQPKQTGPGAVEGRSKAYPSEVLEVNVDGKLVSGKKNELETYLKAAIGLDKSQFTQIVMLPQGEFKRLLEASSREKEEIFTHIFHTEAINRFQDYLQDQYSQVKSDLDRLKKNHDAAQARLKTLLSPEDQGLLEDRLKDQGEAKLGQLLAEFLATKEADFKQASQALEKLETKRTQLSQVLDYFDAQADLAQEKDRLEAKQSQMADLKTAYQNYQGSLSFYQALKDQAQAQAEAKDLAQSQARLDQEEKDYQAAKADYDKEREDQKENLDRLPQIKEAINQVQAGLKDWTTYTSTQKEVQDGQTELENLEASYQKGQGQVASLEEAISQGQAQLDQLSQAILDPDSLNQEKEAVKESGRQLTDLKAGLDQVQSFDQAIKKGEADFNQAEDTWQKANQTYLNAKQAYQRNLAGIMAQNLIPESPCPVCGSLDHPDPAQVSADTSTEDLDHGQVDQLESQAQKTSQAYQEASQALNYHKQSRADLCRQYDFDPKATITDWQDRLDQAKSAYKQASAAYQEKYDKDQANQKALAEEKERVKGQEIQLQTLKQELSKSEGQVSRQKAFLDQVKDRLKQAQTLLIGDSQATLEEKAQALKTEAKDLEALAQKLAKKEQALKEKAAVLTTKRDYQEAAVKKNQAQSQAIAERLAQARRESDLSDDQVKALHQSDRDWQAISQTLSAYSNQVYAYKKSLEALKAKEKDLAIDQDQATYQKKKSELDQSYAQAASQLSQDREDLIRLKDQVALLTDLWQDYQDRYQSFGDLKKLSDVANGKLNKSQRISFQRYILGIYLDWIVERANQRFYQMTNGKYYFKRAEDEIGGNQAKGLNLNVFDSYTASERSVHSLSGGESFQASLALALGLSDVIQEEAGTVDVGMLFIDEGFGTLDSETLQQALDTLVDLHQRSGRLIAVISHREELKQELPIQLAVEMTPSGSQCHWQGLPGVEG
- the galU gene encoding UTP--glucose-1-phosphate uridylyltransferase GalU translates to MTKVRKAIIPAAGLGTRFLPATKAMAKEMLPIVDKPTIQFIVEEALASGIEDILIITGKNKRPIEDHFDSNIELEENLHAKGKDDLLEIVQETIGLNLFFKRQSYPKGLGDAVLQAKAFVGDEPFVVMLGDDLMEDAVPLTKQLIDAYHDTHASNIAVMRVPHEDTSKYGIIDPEAQYKDGIYNVRQFVEKPDPSEAPSDLAIIGRYLLTPEIFDLLETQEPGAGNEIQLTDAIDRLNKTQRVFALEFTGQRYDVGNKLEYMKTCISYGLRHPEIKDDLRAYLLDLEKDLK
- the trxB gene encoding thioredoxin-disulfide reductase encodes the protein MSEASKTYDVIVIGAGPAGLTAALYASRANLQVAVLERGVPGGELINTATVENYPGYKSISGPDLANKMYESAMQFGAEYVFGNVKKVTPGKPYHLIETDNGDFKAKAIVIATGSVHRTLDVPGEEEYNGHGVSYCAVCDGAFYKGRDIKVVGGGDSAVEEGSYLTQFANTVDIIHRRDQLRAQKILQDRAFANDKISFTWDSVVKEIKGDGKQVTSIVVENVKSHEVTEVPAGGVFIYVGLLPNSEPFSDLGITDEEGWILTDENMATAVPGIFACGDVRKKKLRQVSTAVGDAGSAGQEAYQYVEALG